The Salvelinus fontinalis isolate EN_2023a chromosome 9, ASM2944872v1, whole genome shotgun sequence sequence GTCCAAAAGTTATAAGCGGAGCTaaaaagttggctgtcagaagtattacaatgtaaatttACTAATAATTCgactgtctgcatatttcaagacatggtatatgaggatgcagttagataccggACGGGTTGGACAATACTTTTCTCATCAATCATCTTGACAAAATGTATACTTAAatactggaaatcaaccaatcctccattgttaacacaatggaaaggtcaaatgctttattatctaaatgttGGAAGTTTGTTGGTGACGGAGAGAAACAAAACGatgcagtttgaggccatgtggcagAGAGTGATGCAGgtgctggagatgggggtgttaGCAGGTAAATTTACATTGtaattgtaacggcagccttcctcctctttgtttgaagaggaggtgtagcagggatcggaccaagacgcagcgtagctcgtgttcaacatgtttttaataaacaagacgaaactgtgaacacttacaaaataacaaacgtgtcaaaccgaaacagccctatctggtgcagagagacaggaaacaaccacccacaaaccccaacacaaaacaagccacctatatatgattcccaatcagagacaacacaaaacacctgcctctgattgagaaccatattaggccaaacatagaaacagacaaactagacacacaacatagaatgcccacccagctcacgtcctgaccaacactaaaacaagcaaaacacaaaagaactatggtcagaacgtgacagtaataCTTCAGACAGCCAACTGTGTAGCCTTTAAGCTATGGATCATTAGATTGAGACCACACTTAATAGCCTATAATTGTACTTGATATTGTGTGCCCggcagagaatcagagatgaggggtggCATCGAGCACACATAGATATATAGCCTAATACTAattctaaaacactgagaaatattgaAATTCCATCAATTACAAATTGCATgacctcccctggactagatttttaaaaacaaatactaAACACTCCCTTTAACTGAAATTGAAAAAGTATGACCCACCTCATTTTCCTCCAGGTACCCATTGTGCACATTTCGATACGTCTCTAACACcttgcccaaaccggctgcgcgcgcacgctatcgtgcataaatttattttgccccccccccacacacacacacacacacacaccaaacgcgatcacgacactcaggttaaaatatcaaaacaaactctgaaccaattacattaatttggggacaggtcgaaaagcattaaacatgtatggtaatttagctagttaacttgctagctaacgttaatttgtcctatttagctagcttgctgttgctagctaatttgtcctgggatgtaaacattgagttgttattttacctgaaatggacaaggatctctactccgacaattaatccacatataaaacggccaaccgaatcctttctagtcatctctcctccttccaggctttttcatcgttaaaattatatggtgatcgcatctaaactttcattgtatttccacgactaccggcaaaacagttcgtctttctatcacccacgtgggtataaccaatgaggagatggcatgtggttacctgcttctataaaccaatgaggagatgggagaggcaggacttgcagtgcgatctgcgtcagacgctcgttggcgcgcgcaagcAGCGTGGGTGCAATATTTGAATAACATGGacttctaaatttattttgcgacgctcgcgcacgcgacgtgtccggtctggtcagcatgtaaggctTCAGCATTCTGGCTCTGTTTGAATGTGGCTTGATGGCTCGCTGTTCGTTGCATGCGATTGACTCTGGTCTTGGGGCGGTATGCAGGCTGGGATACATGGCTGCCTGTCAAGCGATGTTCAGGGCTTAAATGCCCCACGAGCTTCTGTCAACCGGCTACGAAAAAGTCACTTCCGGTCGTAACTGTTGCTGCATTCATTTTCTGGTTGGAACAAGGGAACTCGGAAATGTCCGACTTGCTAATAGTTTATAGTTATACACGTGCCGCGTTCAATCAGTTTGCAAGTTGGAATTTTCGAGTTTCCTAGTTCTGAATAGCACGTAAACGCGGCATGTATACCGTCTTGTCGAAACCACGTAGTTATGGCGGCGTGCTGTCCAGTTCCGGATTTGTTTGAAGTATGTGTTGACGGCGTCTAGTTGGGACTTTGGCATATTTCGTCAACCAACTTCAATTTGTCAACGTAGCTAAGCAAAGTTAGAACTGTATTGTTTGTATTTTATAAGGTCGTTTTCTTTTATACACTTTTCTAGCTTACCAGGGCTAGCTAAACACTACGACCGAGAACCAGCGAATGCTAGTTGCTACTCGTCAGGATTCATCGCTTTCATTTTTAATGACGGTTTAGCTAGTTTGGCTACTTTtaaaagtccccccccccccccccccccccattcaatTTCAATCGAGTGTAGCGAAAGTATGATTTGAACTGAGCACACGATTGCTATTGGCTGGTGTCTTTATTTGACCTGCAGCTGCAGGTTCTGGAGGGAAGAGCCTGGGGTCCCGACTCAACCGGAGTCTCTCGGGCTGTACCGCTATTTGTGCCTAGAATACTGTTTGAGTGACTGTCAGAATGCTGAAGACCCGTCAGTGTTTACTTGGCATTCGCACTTTCCTCGGAGTGACGTCTAGATTATGGGGGTTTATTCTGTACATACTCAGGAAACATTTAAGGACGGTGAGTATTCTAGAACTTAATATGTAATACATTGTCCCCTACTATGGGATTTCCCTAATCAATATCACTCGGATAACCGATACTGATAGTTGGATAAACTAATAGCACACACTTGGCCCATTTGGACTTGCCAATGCTCTTGAGACGGTCCATCtgaagctcacacacacacaccaatatatatatatatatattgaaaggTATGAATGGTACTTCTACTGTACTATATGATAACTGAAATGTTGGTAATATTTCAAAGACCTCTAGGAAAACTGTCATACAGGTGTAATCCATATCCATACGGTTTGTCTTGACATGCGCTACCAGAATTTCAGTGACCCTGCGATGCATTCCTCACAATGGCCAGCAGAGAAACACTAACACTGAATCCTAACGTGGCCTGCCATGACCCATAACTGTGTTATTAGACAGTAAAAGTGATTTGTAGGCACTGCTACTATCTGACTGTGAGTATACACTTACGCCTACTGAAATGAGTTCTTTACTTCTTGGTTTTGCTCATGCTAGGAAAGCAGAGAATGCATTGCACAGGAAGAAGCTGTACTCTGACGCCTGTCATGGACAGTGTTTATGACACTGTATGAACATGGTGATGATTGGACTCGGGACTTTGGATACGGATTAGCTGTTTCAGGTGTAACTAAGCAGAGCTGGGAACTCTATACACACTCTGAAATAGTGCCATTTTTTTCATACTTGAAAATAAGAAAGGGAAGAGCAGTGGATAACCAAAACATCTGAATCTGACTACACTCTTTTACAAAAAAGTACAAATGCTGTCTTTTACAAGACCTAAACCAAGTTCTCTCATAAAATATGATAATTTTTCCTCAAATATTTTATTACCAGTTTAGCTGACAGTATTATGCCTAGTAGAAATCCTTGCTGGATAGATAGTTGTGTATTCCCTCTCTGTTGACTCACTGTAGTGTAACCTAGAGCTTCCCATCTGTTCAGGTGGGATAATGGCTCTTCAGACAAGCAAACCCCTCTCTGTTGACTCCCTGTAGTGTAACCTAGAGCTTCCCATCTGTTCAGGTGGGATAATGGCTCTTCAGACAAGCAAACCCTCTCTGTTGACTCCCTGTAGTGTAACCTAGAGCTTCCCATCTGTTCAGGTGGGATAATGGCTCTTCAGACAAGCAAACCCCTCTCTGTTGACTCACTGTAGTGTAACCTAGAGCTTCCCATCTGTTCAGGTGGGATAATGGCTCTTCAGACAAGCAAACCCCTCTCTGTTGACTCCCTGTAGTGTAACCTAGAGCTTCCCATCTGTTCAGGTGGGATAATGGCTTTTCAGACAAGCAAACCCCTCTGTTGACTCCCTGTAGTGTAACCTAGAGCTTCCCATCTGTTCAGGTGGGATAATGGCTCTTCAGACAAGCAAACCCTCTCTGTTGACTCCCTGTAGTGTAACCTAGAGCTTCCCATCTGTTCAGGTGGGATAATGGCTCTTCAGACAAGCAAACCCTCTCTGTTGACTCCCTGTAGTGTAACCTAGAGCTTTAATGGCTCTTCAGACAAACAACCCATTTGTATGACCTTTCCCTGTTTTATGTAACCACTTGACTAAGTGGGGTATTTTCTTCAACCAGACAACTATAATCAGCGTGGTAAGCTCTATTAACCACTCACTCCATTGTTCAGCTGATCCTATAACAACTTTTTGCTGCAGAACCGAACCAATCCACTGTAGTAGGAAAAAGAGAAGGCAATAGCTTGCATACTACTGACTTCACACCGTATTCACACAGCATGGTACGCTGGACATTCTGTCAATAAAGCGTGGTGACTGAGCAGGTTTTTTGTTTTTATCAGCTCTACAGTACAAGCTAAAGTGTCCtactctatctgtgtgtgtgtgcacaaaggTCTCACAAGGCTGCCTGCCTTGAAACGACCCTGTTGCGTCGCGTCTGTTTGACAGTCCCGGACAGCTGAggatgtgtgtacatgtgtgcttGCGTATGTGTGTTAAATATAGCCCCGGTGCAGAGGGCAAATTGAAGTGTGATTCCTGGAGGAGAACCTATGTTCCTATGTTGGAGGAATATTTGAAAGAAGTGGAGCAGTGCCCATCTGTGTTGGTGTCATTGGAACTTAATTTCACTATATGTCTGGAACCCGTTGAAATCGTAGGTAATTCCAGGTgcaaagtaaaaataaataaaaaatctatatTTGACAACTCCAGCACACGGCTATTGCTCCACAATGTATTTAACAAATGGCCTAACCTTATTGTGTTTTATAAAAACGACTTTTTGCAATTTGTCATTCTTCGGGTTCTCAATTGTGACAGTTGCTCATCTCTTCCTGTGCAGGTAATCCAGTACCAAACAGTACGTTATGACACACTACCTCTGTCGCCTGTGTTCATAAACCGACTCAGTAAGTATCCTGTTTATTTTCAACAATGCTATAATAatcatatatttattttatatggAGCTTTTTCATTATACAGATCATCTCAAAGATGCTTAAAAACAATAGTCAcacccggctgtgattgggagttccatagggcggcgcacaattggcccagcgtcgtccgggtttgaccggggtaggccgtcattgtaaataagaatttgttcttaactgacttgcctagttaaataaaggtgaaatacattttttttttaatgtagttCTTTGGATGATAACCCGGACCTGTCTTACTGACTTTTATCAGGCCAGCCCTTGCAATCCCCAGCTTCTCTGCAGACTCAGTGGGTAGATACTCCTCAAACAACATGTTGCACCCACCTGTGTGAAGCCGGTTATCCTCTAGATTTCTATAGGGCGCCAATTATTGGGATAGTCCTCCTTGGAGTGAGAGATCCACTACAACAAGCCTCTGTGATGTCCAAGCCTGTGCTATCTCCAGTTTCATATCAAATGAAAGCTAGTTAGCCTCTGGGCAAAACTAACTCTTGCCGGTCTTATGACACCGTTGAATCGGTATATAAATAGTCCAAATTTACAAGACTAACAAAATCCAATAAAGAAAACACACAATCAAATATTTAACATTTTTAGAGGAGCTCTCTGCCTAGTCTACTTCATGGTGCCATGGCAACCACAAACTAATAATGTCTCATAAGAAGGTCAAATgttcttagcctggtcccagatcttttgTGCTGTCTTGACAACTCTTAATGTCGCTATCATGATTGGCATGACATTGACAGTAAAAGTTGGCGTGAGGGAACAAACagttctgggaccaggctatgaaaCCAGGGATTTATGGCTTAGGCAGAAATTGATACATTTGAGGTTACTTGTTTAGTTTTTCTCTCTGGTGTTGAATGTGATTGCGCTCTTGCTCATCAGATGCCGTTAAGAGGAAGATTCTGGTGCTGGACCTCGACGAGACCCTAATTCACTCCCACCATGATGGGGTGATGAGACCCACAGTGAGACCAGGCACTCCCCCAGACTTCATCCTAAAGGTAATGGCCTATCTGTTTGCTCTCTGACTGATTTATTAACATCACAttgtcaacacacacaccagactgaaTAATACTCATTGTTCACTCATTAACTCCAGGAATATGTTTCCTAACCTTTTCTGCTCTCTTATTCTCATTCTCcctcattatttatttatttctctctcctgTGAAGGTGGTAATCGACAAACATCCTGTCAGGTTTTTTGTACATAAAAGACCGCATGTGGACTTCTTCTTAGAAGTGGTGAGTGATAGTGCCTTTTGTGTCAATATCCAAATACTTATTCTTATATACTAGTAAACATGGAcatgctgtatcacaaccgaccgtgattgggagtctcatagggcggcgcacaattggcccggcgtcgtctgggtttgaccggtgtaggctgtcattgtaaataagaatttgttcttaaccgacttgcctggttaaatatatatatctatttttttaaattgtctaTGTAAATGAGTTTCATgtgtttgtaggttttcaagagGCTAAGGAAATTCTAAGTCTGTGTTTATTCTCTCTACCGTAGCTCTTGGGGATGAGGATACATGTGTGAAAAGTGCATTGAGCTGGCATCAATTATCAACtggggttgtagactacagtTCATTCATCTGTAATTGATTAATCACGTGTACCTTTTTTGAACACATTTGTCTGGTGGTTCTCTCTtgcctgtttgtttgtgtgtctgtttgtttctctctTAGGTAAGTCAGTGGTATGAGCTGGTGGTTTTCACGGCCAGTATGGAAATCTATGGCTCAGCTGTGTCTGACAAGCTAGACAAGGACAGGGACATCCTGAAACGAAGATACTACAGACAGGTAAACAAACACGTGACACGTTCACTTCATCTCTGTACAGTTATGCACCCTGCTCAGTCTTACACTCTAAagggctggtttcctggacacaggtTAAGCTTAGTCCTAGACGAAGCACTTTCAATTCACTTTTAattctgtgtccaggaaactggcCCTGAATGTCTATTTGTCATTATTTAGAGCAGGGGGGTCAAATATACGGCCCGCGCCGGATCCGGCCCGCAAGCCCATTCAATCCGACCTGCGGGTGGTTTGAGAAAAAAAACCTCTGTCAATCAACATTGAAAAGACGAAAACCAAATCgaaactgtgtagaa is a genomic window containing:
- the LOC129862903 gene encoding CTD nuclear envelope phosphatase 1A-like, with product MLKTRQCLLGIRTFLGVTSRLWGFILYILRKHLRTVIQYQTVRYDTLPLSPVFINRLNAVKRKILVLDLDETLIHSHHDGVMRPTVRPGTPPDFILKVVIDKHPVRFFVHKRPHVDFFLEVVSQWYELVVFTASMEIYGSAVSDKLDKDRDILKRRYYRQHCTLDLGSYIKDLSVVHSDLSSVVILDNSPGAYRSHPDNAIPIKSWFSDPSDTALLNLLPMLDALRFTSDVRSVLSRNLHQHRLW